From a single Anomalospiza imberbis isolate Cuckoo-Finch-1a 21T00152 chromosome 16, ASM3175350v1, whole genome shotgun sequence genomic region:
- the DAGLB gene encoding diacylglycerol lipase-beta: MPGLVLFGRRWAIGSDDFVLPGAFELFVRLVWWIGILVLYAVHKGQFNCPGGGLLHSYLLGLIILLASIICALFALVYISMQGTISNPGPRKSLPKILYTRLLLYFPEFIWAVVGAVWVSDNSVQCEKTVINGVIGTVIASWIIIIFTIIGVVIVFDPLGGKKTFYLPDGVSRNLESSQSGQLLYNVKSSATRVWEKRIRLLCCCIVQDDDHRVAFTSIAELFRNYFSDTDLVPSDIAAGLILLHQEQDKMENCPKEPEEVLCHSPSSLVTDDLDVELENAAHYMLFAAAAYGWPYYVYTNPYTALCKLNGDCCRNRPTDSDITGSDRHNFHFGSILKITGLQYRDFIHISFHNKIYEIPFFVALDHKKEAIVVAVRGTLSFEDILTDLSADCEDLTLEEVLENGFVHKGITQAANYIYRKLINDGILNQAFTIAPEYKLVIVGHSLGGGTASILAIMLRNSFPTLRCYAFSPPGGLLSKSLADYTKHFIVSVIVGKDLVARLSMPNMEDLKRRIVRIVANCNRPKYQILLRGCWYEVFGGDPDDFPTELDGRNQDALTQPLLAEESLMVHRSPSYSALEEEPHLNSPPQYPHLYLPGKIIHVVEECSSRRLCSSDIKYTARWSNETVFSSILISPKMITDHMPDVVLKALNSLSQEHASCLSCQTRDYNPSAV, translated from the exons ATGCCGGGACTCGTGCTGTTCGGCCGGCGCTGGGCCATCGGCAGCGACGACTTCGTGCTCCCGGGGGCCTTCGAGCTGTTCGTCAGGCTGGTGTG GTGGATTGGGATTCTTGTCCTTTACGCGGTTCACAAGGGGCAGTTTAACTGTCCCGGGGGAGGATTGCTGCACAGCTACCTGCTCGGCCTCATCATTCTTCTGGCTTCCATAATATGTGCATTATTTGCTCTTGTATACATCAGTATGCAAG GAACAATTTCTAATCCAGGCCCAAGAAAATCACTTCCCAAAATACTTTATACTCGCCTGCTTCTCTATTTCCCTGAATTTATCTGGGCTGTTGTAGGAGCTGTGTGGGTGTCAGACAACAGCGTGCAGTGTGAGAAGACTGTGATAAATGGCGTCATTGGGACAGTTATTGCAAG CTGGATTATCATCATCTTCACCATCATTGGAGTTGTCATTGTCTTTGACCCCCTTGGGGGGAAGAAGACGTTCTACCTGCCCGACGGTGTGAGCCGCAACCTGGAGAGCAGCCAGTCGGGGCAGCTGCTGTACAACGTGAAGAGCTCTGCCACCAGGGTGTGGGAGAAGAGGAtcaggctgctgtgctgctgcatcgTGCAGGACGACGACCACCGCGTGGCTTTCACCAGCATCGCCGAGCTCTTCCGCAACTACTTCTCA GACACTGATCTGGTGCCAAGTGACATAGCAGCTGGTTTGATTCTGCTTCATCAAGAACaagataaaatggaaaattgCCCCAAAGAGCCTGAAGAAGTCCTGTGTCATTCTCCATCATCTCTTGTG ACCGATGATTTGGATGTTGAGCTGGAGAATGCTGCTCACTACATGCTGTTTGCTGCAGCTGCCTATGGCTGGCCCTACTACGTGTACACCAACCCATATACTGCACTCTGTAAGCTCAATGGTGACTG TTGCAGAAATAGACCAACAGATTCTGATATAACGGGAAGTGATCGTCATAACTTTCACTTTGGATCCATCCTAAAAATAACAGGACTGCAGTACAGAGACTTCATTCATATCAGTTTTCATAACAAG ATCTATGAGATTCcgttttttgttgctttggatCACAAAAAAGAAGCTATTGTGGTCGCCGTGAGAGGAACCTTGTCTTTTGAG GACATTCTCACTGACCTGTCAGCAGACTGCGAAGACCTGACACTGGAGGAGGTTCTGGAGAATGGCTTTGTGCATAAG GGAATAACTCAAGCTGCAAATTACATCTATCGAAAACTAATAAATGATGGAATTTTAAACCAGGCTTTCACAATTGCCCCA GAATATAAACTTGTGATAGTTGGTCACAGTTTGGGTGGTGGGACAGCATCTATCTTGGCCATCATGCTCCGGAACTCCTTCCCCACACTGAGGTGTTACGCCTTCTCTCCTCCAGGAGGGCTCTTAAG caaatcACTTGCAGATTACACTAAGCACTTCATTGTTTCAGTCattgttggaaaagaccttgtTGCAAG GTTAAGTATGCCCAACATGGAGGATTTAAAGAGAAGAATAGTGAGAATTGTGGCAAACTGCAACAGGCCCAAG TACCAGATCTTGCTGCGGGGGTGTTGGTACGAGGTATTTGGAGGAGATCCTGATGACTTCCCAACAGAGCTGGATGGAAGGAACCAGGATGCCCTGacccagcccctcctggccGAGGAGAGTTTAATGGTTCATCGGTCGCCTTCGTACAGCGCCCTTGAGGAGGAGCCACACTTGAATTCACCCCCTCAGTATCCTCATCTCTATCTGCCTGGAAAGATTATCCACGTTGTTGAAGAATGCAGCTCTAGGAG